One genomic window of Methanospirillum lacunae includes the following:
- a CDS encoding methyl-accepting chemotaxis protein — MVIVPVLTLGAIAYTSAYNAVYSDISQNLGNQVSDMKDESATVYNLTQNKVNDDLNILRNSFYSKGTPEINDGKLILSSGSSRYVVNDNFEIVDGVQKLVGGAATIFQKEGDKAVRISTNVIGDDGKRAIGTTVSQAVYDAVINKGETYYGSAIVVGKPYITAYEPIKNAKGEIVGILFVGVEENATVGVLKSQIKAKKIGEKGYMYVLNSTGYTILHPTNEGKSDTDLPFIKEIITKKNGFIHYNYNGVEKVAAYAYYQPLDWIIIANGSLADFMGPIDAIRNTIILVIILGVIAGVAISYWFGNSISRRMTELVRVSEQITKGNLSVSVNESASMDEIGILNRSFLEVIRTFERFRDEVQTISFATAEGNLNVRGDSSKFQGDYALIIGGVNKTVDAMAIPIKEAMRLSGEYAKGDFSARVDQSLQLKGEFLTFRDALNTIGTDISEAITKVKQEVDGLSEAMGHVGANVNSVTSGMVEAHHSIEDVSKGTGQVAQIASAVNTMADHCGNSTKQIMNAMQDLATTVSEVATKMNDVTSLTGSASQLSERGKEVAGKAEAGMQGIMHSSSDIERMVTDINNQMSEIGRIVDIISSIAEQTNLLALNAAIEAARAGEAGLGFAVVAGEVKDLATGSQKSAENIASIITALQQKTALIADAVKVSLTEVKNGDEAVGESLAIFSDIVGSISEIDKNMNEVAAASQEQAASVEEVTATVHEFGDMIQKTAKESVGLAAASEESSAAVDQIVTMIDHVNTSMDEIRSVVSKALESTQFIEEEMSKFRI; from the coding sequence TTGGTCATCGTACCGGTCCTCACTCTCGGAGCCATTGCATACACTAGCGCCTATAACGCAGTGTACAGCGATATCAGTCAGAACCTTGGAAACCAGGTTTCTGACATGAAAGATGAAAGCGCGACGGTCTACAACCTTACCCAGAACAAGGTGAATGACGATCTTAACATCCTGAGAAATTCGTTTTATTCTAAAGGGACTCCAGAGATCAATGATGGTAAACTGATACTCTCATCGGGATCATCACGTTATGTGGTGAATGATAACTTCGAGATCGTTGATGGGGTGCAAAAACTGGTTGGTGGGGCTGCAACAATATTTCAAAAAGAGGGTGACAAGGCAGTCAGGATCTCCACTAACGTCATTGGTGATGATGGCAAACGGGCAATCGGCACGACTGTATCTCAGGCAGTATATGACGCAGTCATCAACAAGGGTGAGACCTACTACGGATCGGCAATCGTTGTAGGTAAACCGTATATCACGGCTTATGAACCTATCAAGAATGCAAAAGGGGAGATCGTCGGGATTCTTTTTGTGGGTGTTGAAGAGAATGCCACGGTTGGTGTGCTCAAATCCCAGATAAAGGCAAAGAAGATCGGGGAGAAGGGGTACATGTACGTCCTTAACAGTACCGGGTATACTATCCTTCACCCGACAAATGAAGGGAAGAGCGACACAGATCTCCCCTTTATCAAAGAGATCATCACCAAGAAAAACGGATTTATACACTACAATTATAACGGTGTCGAAAAAGTCGCTGCATACGCGTATTATCAGCCCCTTGACTGGATCATCATCGCAAACGGATCCCTTGCCGACTTTATGGGCCCGATTGATGCTATCAGGAACACCATCATCCTCGTAATCATACTTGGTGTCATCGCAGGGGTTGCCATCTCATACTGGTTTGGAAACTCGATATCAAGGCGGATGACCGAACTCGTCAGGGTTTCTGAACAGATTACCAAGGGTAACCTTTCAGTCAGCGTCAATGAGTCAGCGAGTATGGATGAAATCGGGATCCTAAACAGGTCCTTCCTTGAGGTTATCAGAACATTTGAGCGGTTCAGGGATGAAGTTCAGACGATCAGTTTTGCTACTGCTGAGGGAAATCTAAATGTACGAGGAGACTCATCCAAATTCCAGGGTGACTATGCCCTAATCATCGGTGGAGTAAACAAGACCGTTGACGCGATGGCAATACCAATCAAAGAGGCGATGAGACTTTCAGGCGAATATGCAAAAGGAGACTTTTCCGCACGGGTTGACCAGTCACTTCAGCTTAAGGGCGAGTTTCTCACTTTCAGGGATGCTCTTAACACCATCGGTACCGATATCTCCGAAGCCATCACCAAGGTCAAACAGGAGGTTGATGGATTGTCAGAGGCAATGGGCCATGTGGGGGCTAACGTCAATTCTGTAACGAGCGGAATGGTTGAAGCACACCACAGTATTGAAGACGTCTCTAAAGGAACCGGTCAGGTTGCCCAGATCGCCAGTGCAGTCAACACGATGGCAGACCATTGTGGCAACAGTACCAAACAGATCATGAATGCAATGCAGGATCTCGCAACTACTGTGTCTGAAGTCGCTACTAAGATGAATGATGTAACATCACTGACAGGAAGTGCATCTCAACTCTCAGAACGCGGTAAGGAGGTAGCAGGAAAGGCTGAAGCCGGGATGCAGGGAATCATGCATTCATCATCTGATATCGAACGTATGGTTACCGATATCAACAACCAGATGAGCGAAATCGGAAGGATTGTAGATATTATCAGTTCGATCGCTGAGCAGACAAACCTACTCGCTCTTAATGCTGCGATAGAAGCTGCACGGGCTGGGGAGGCAGGACTCGGATTTGCTGTTGTTGCCGGTGAAGTCAAGGATCTTGCAACCGGTTCACAGAAATCTGCAGAAAATATTGCTTCAATCATCACAGCCCTGCAGCAGAAGACGGCACTTATTGCGGATGCAGTGAAGGTCTCATTGACAGAGGTGAAGAATGGTGATGAGGCAGTTGGAGAGTCACTTGCCATATTCAGCGATATTGTCGGGTCCATATCTGAGATCGACAAGAATATGAACGAGGTGGCAGCAGCGAGCCAGGAACAGGCTGCCTCTGTTGAAGAGGTGACCGCTACTGTTCATGAATTCGGAGACATGATCCAGAAAACTGCAAAGGAGTCAGTTGGACTTGCAGCAGCAAGTGAGGAGTCTTCAGCAGCAGTTGATCAGATCGTCACCATGATCGACCATGTAAACACCTCTATGGATGAAATTAGAAGTGTTGTAAGTAAGGCCCTCGAATCGACTCAGTTTATCGAGGAAGAGATGAGCAAATTCAGAATCTGA
- a CDS encoding phosphate ABC transporter substrate-binding protein: MSQHVPGSQLSALALVAGLLVVLAVLPAAVSAEGKTVTISGSTTVLPIASAVAEAYMAKHSDVDVKVSGGGSGAGISAISKGAVDIGMSSRELSSDEKAANSKLVVTPVAKDGIAIIVNPANKVDSLTLSQIKDIYTGKDKSWKDVGGEQAEFSIVGRDSASGTREFFSSEVLKKADFTPFMVEKNSNGAVQQLVSQTPNAIGYVGMGFEDGVKVLNLNVDGKMLKPTTATVKSKEYPLSRDLYFITNGAPSGAAKDFIDFLLSADGQKIVEEQGFVSLK; the protein is encoded by the coding sequence ATGTCGCAGCATGTACCTGGTTCACAACTCTCCGCTCTTGCCCTGGTTGCAGGACTCCTGGTAGTCCTTGCAGTTCTTCCGGCAGCGGTGAGTGCAGAAGGAAAGACAGTCACGATCTCCGGTTCAACCACCGTCCTCCCCATCGCCTCGGCAGTTGCCGAAGCATACATGGCAAAGCACTCTGACGTTGATGTCAAGGTGAGCGGAGGCGGATCAGGTGCCGGTATCTCTGCAATCTCGAAAGGAGCCGTCGATATCGGTATGTCATCCAGAGAACTGAGTTCTGATGAGAAAGCAGCCAACTCAAAACTGGTTGTCACACCTGTGGCAAAGGACGGTATTGCCATCATCGTCAACCCGGCAAATAAGGTTGATTCACTCACTCTTTCCCAGATAAAGGATATCTACACCGGCAAAGACAAGAGCTGGAAAGATGTCGGAGGAGAGCAGGCTGAGTTTAGTATTGTAGGCCGTGATAGTGCATCCGGGACCCGAGAATTCTTCTCTTCCGAAGTTCTTAAGAAGGCAGACTTCACTCCATTCATGGTTGAGAAGAACTCAAACGGTGCTGTCCAGCAGCTCGTCTCCCAGACTCCGAATGCAATCGGATACGTGGGTATGGGCTTTGAAGACGGAGTCAAGGTTCTTAACCTGAATGTTGATGGAAAGATGCTCAAACCAACTACGGCAACCGTCAAAAGCAAGGAATACCCGCTCTCCCGTGACTTATACTTCATAACCAACGGAGCACCCTCAGGTGCAGCTAAGGACTTTATCGACTTCCTCCTGAGCGCTGATGGTCAGAAGATTGTTGAAGAGCAGGGATTTGTATCACTCAAGTAA